In the Lysinibacillus sp. PLM2 genome, one interval contains:
- the czcD_2 gene encoding cadmium, cobalt and zinc/H(+)-K(+) antiporter, with protein MTSHHSHDHHHHSHSSNKKVLLLSFIIITSYMIVEAVGGFITNSLALISDAGHMLSDSVALGIALAALILGEKAANQRKTYGYKRFEVLAAALNGITLILIALYIFYESIERFANPPEVATTGMLIISCIGLLVNILVAWIMMHGGDTEENLNMRGAFLHVLSDMLGSVGAIVAALLMIFFGFGWADPLASVIVALLVLRSGFYVTKSSIHVLMEGTPNNTNVDEVIQILQQVKGIHSIHDLHIWSITSGLNALSCHAVVDDRMTISESESMLRKIEHDLHHQGISHITIQLETTSHQHDESILCQIKGDQGGHHHHHH; from the coding sequence ATGACCTCTCATCATAGTCATGACCACCATCATCATAGCCATAGTTCTAATAAAAAGGTATTGCTTCTTTCCTTTATCATTATTACTTCATACATGATAGTGGAAGCTGTTGGGGGATTTATAACGAACAGTTTAGCGCTCATTTCTGACGCTGGACATATGCTTAGTGATTCTGTGGCTTTAGGAATTGCATTAGCGGCTCTTATTTTAGGGGAAAAGGCTGCAAATCAAAGGAAAACTTATGGCTATAAAAGATTTGAAGTTTTAGCAGCCGCGCTAAACGGCATTACATTGATATTAATAGCATTATATATTTTCTATGAATCGATTGAGCGTTTTGCGAATCCGCCAGAAGTCGCAACGACTGGCATGCTCATCATCAGCTGTATCGGTTTATTGGTGAATATTCTAGTTGCCTGGATCATGATGCATGGTGGCGATACAGAAGAAAATTTAAATATGCGTGGGGCTTTTTTACATGTGCTTAGTGATATGCTAGGTTCAGTAGGTGCCATAGTTGCTGCGTTATTGATGATTTTCTTTGGATTTGGTTGGGCAGACCCATTGGCAAGTGTTATCGTTGCTCTACTTGTTTTACGCAGTGGCTTTTATGTAACAAAGTCTTCAATCCATGTTTTAATGGAAGGAACGCCTAATAACACAAATGTAGATGAAGTGATTCAAATTCTACAGCAAGTAAAGGGAATCCATAGTATTCACGACCTGCATATTTGGAGCATTACGAGCGGTCTAAATGCTTTGTCCTGTCATGCAGTTGTTGACGATAGGATGACGATCTCTGAAAGTGAGTCGATGCTTCGTAAGATTGAACACGATCTACATCATCAAGGTATCTCCCATATAACGATTCAGCTTGAAACAACCTCTCATCAACACGATGAGTCCATTCTTTGTCAAATAAAAGGAGACCAAGGAGGGCATCATCATCACCATCATTAA
- a CDS encoding dehydrogenase → MKKISASLLLLLLMISGCFPSKPEVIVHKEDDNPIIEVSQVYNSELQVVASNLKTPWAIEKIGETFYITERQGNIVKIENGQVERQTVELEKELSQANEAGLLGFVLDPEFETSNLAYAYYTYEDSSGQFNRIVKLKLKDNTWSEDGVLLDKIPSGRVYHGGRLEIGPDNKLYATAGDATEPSFAQDKNALAGKILRLNLDGSIPNDNPIPNSYVYSYGHRNSQGMVWAPDGTMYASEHGNNRNDEINRIEPGQNYGWPVIEGNVSQEGMITPIFTSGNDTTWAPSGMDLYNGKLYVAALRGTALLEFDIEKKEYREVITGLGRIRDVYIEGEMLYFVTNNTDGRGNPQPNDDKLYKISISHLK, encoded by the coding sequence TTGAAAAAAATCTCTGCAAGTTTATTATTGTTGCTCTTAATGATTTCGGGCTGCTTTCCATCGAAGCCTGAGGTGATTGTACACAAAGAAGATGACAATCCAATCATTGAAGTATCCCAAGTTTATAATAGTGAACTACAAGTAGTAGCATCTAATTTAAAAACGCCTTGGGCAATTGAAAAAATAGGAGAAACCTTTTATATAACCGAAAGACAAGGAAATATAGTGAAAATAGAAAATGGACAAGTTGAAAGACAAACTGTCGAACTTGAAAAGGAACTTTCACAAGCAAACGAAGCCGGTTTATTAGGGTTTGTTCTTGATCCAGAATTTGAAACCTCTAATTTAGCGTATGCTTATTACACTTATGAAGATAGTTCTGGTCAGTTTAACAGAATTGTGAAGCTTAAACTTAAGGACAATACTTGGAGTGAGGACGGTGTGCTTTTAGACAAAATTCCAAGTGGGCGAGTATACCATGGAGGAAGATTAGAAATTGGGCCAGATAATAAACTTTATGCGACAGCAGGAGATGCAACAGAACCATCCTTTGCGCAAGATAAAAACGCATTAGCGGGAAAAATATTAAGATTAAATCTAGATGGATCTATTCCGAATGACAATCCAATTCCAAATTCATATGTATATAGCTACGGTCATCGAAACTCACAAGGAATGGTATGGGCACCGGACGGTACTATGTATGCGAGTGAACATGGAAATAATCGTAATGATGAGATAAACAGAATCGAACCAGGTCAAAATTATGGGTGGCCAGTTATTGAAGGGAATGTAAGTCAAGAAGGAATGATAACACCTATTTTTACTTCAGGTAACGATACAACATGGGCACCATCTGGAATGGACCTTTATAATGGAAAACTATATGTTGCGGCGTTAAGAGGGACAGCTTTACTGGAGTTTGATATAGAGAAAAAGGAATATCGGGAAGTTATCACAGGCCTTGGGCGCATCCGTGATGTTTACATTGAAGGTGAAATGCTTTACTTTGTAACAAACAATACCGATGGGCGAGGAAATCCTCAGCCAAATGATGATAAATTGTACAAAATATCTATTTCACACCTTAAATAA
- a CDS encoding Na+/H+ antiporter NhaC: MFSIEQKTKPSFLESALLVGAIIFIISISISKFGATPHIPIIFSILLLLAYGLLKKVPFADLQSSMTAGASAGMGAVFIFILIGLLISGWIIGGTIPTLLYYGFSFVTPSFFFAIVFIVTGLIGVVIGSSLTTVATVGVAFIGIASALDISIAITAGAIVSGAFFGDKMSPLSDTTTLAAGTVNVDLFEHIKNMGWTTIPAFIITLIFFAVLSPAIEVMDTSIINEYKTGLLTTNLVHDYALLPLIVLIACTLFKIPAFITLAVSTISGILISYFHAPMSLTVLFEVLYSGYESSVGIESIDELLTRGGVSSMFFTIFLVILSLSMGGLLFALGIIQTLLSKVSTILNSVGSVITGSALTAISINTLVGEQYLSILLTGEAFKGKFRELSLHPKNLSRVMEDAGTVVNPLVPWSVCGIFITSTLEVHTLEYLPYTLFCLICPILTILFGWLNMTLTYTKKG; encoded by the coding sequence ATGTTTTCGATTGAACAAAAAACAAAACCAAGCTTTTTAGAATCGGCTTTATTAGTAGGCGCAATTATTTTTATTATTTCGATATCAATAAGTAAATTTGGTGCAACGCCACATATTCCAATTATCTTTTCTATCCTTTTATTACTCGCCTATGGGCTGCTAAAAAAAGTTCCATTTGCAGATTTGCAATCGAGCATGACTGCTGGAGCGAGTGCAGGGATGGGTGCCGTATTTATTTTTATTTTAATTGGATTGTTAATAAGTGGTTGGATTATCGGAGGGACAATACCGACCCTTTTATATTATGGTTTTTCCTTTGTCACTCCGAGCTTTTTCTTTGCCATTGTTTTTATTGTAACGGGTTTGATCGGTGTGGTTATTGGAAGCTCACTTACAACTGTTGCAACCGTTGGGGTAGCCTTTATTGGTATAGCTAGTGCTTTGGATATTTCGATTGCTATAACAGCAGGTGCGATTGTATCCGGAGCCTTCTTTGGTGATAAAATGTCTCCTCTTTCAGATACGACGACATTAGCAGCTGGGACAGTTAATGTTGATTTATTTGAGCATATAAAAAATATGGGATGGACAACAATCCCGGCATTCATTATTACGCTGATTTTTTTCGCAGTTTTATCACCTGCCATTGAAGTAATGGATACATCCATTATTAACGAATATAAAACGGGATTATTAACGACAAATTTAGTACATGACTACGCATTGTTACCATTGATCGTATTAATTGCATGTACATTATTTAAAATACCAGCTTTTATCACGTTAGCTGTCAGTACAATAAGTGGAATTTTAATTTCCTATTTCCATGCACCAATGTCACTGACAGTTTTATTTGAAGTGTTGTACAGTGGATATGAGTCGAGTGTAGGGATTGAAAGTATTGATGAGCTCCTTACTCGTGGGGGAGTTAGTAGTATGTTCTTTACTATTTTCCTAGTCATTCTATCTTTGAGCATGGGTGGGTTACTATTTGCACTTGGGATTATCCAAACATTATTATCAAAAGTATCTACCATTCTTAACAGTGTCGGTTCTGTTATTACAGGCTCTGCACTAACTGCTATTAGTATAAACACATTGGTGGGCGAACAGTATTTATCGATTTTATTAACTGGTGAGGCGTTTAAAGGAAAATTTCGAGAGCTTTCCTTGCATCCTAAAAATTTATCTCGTGTAATGGAAGACGCGGGGACTGTTGTGAACCCCCTTGTTCCATGGAGCGTTTGTGGTATTTTTATTACCTCCACGTTAGAGGTTCACACTTTAGAATATTTACCCTATACATTGTTCTGTCTCATCTGTCCGATTCTAACTATTCTTTTTGGATGGCTGAATATGACACTTACTTATACGAAAAAAGGCTGA
- a CDS encoding aldehyde dehydrogenase, with translation MSKEPISVNAIINGEKIQTDKKITRENPTHPEEIVGYAPNNTREETIQAIDAAHEAFKTWAWSDIDDRIERMNRAIQKIKDQLPEIAELLSREHGKALYDAQGEIAISLMWMEFAVENVKKATSTEELKHENGRTIISHDPIGVVAAITPWNYPISLSTIKIAPALLTGNTMVLKPSPFAPLAVSLVTEIIADEFPAGVLNLVNGDAEVGVELTSNPKIAKIAFTGGTNTAKHIMKAASDTIKNMTLELGGNDAAIVLEDFDVNDERPLRRMVISNFLTAGQICMIAKRVYVHRSIYDAFVEKYIEAANKWIKVGDPFHPEVTVGPVNNKAQVNYVNSLVEDAKNKGAKIIPLGTILNPELMDNGYFLQPTLVLGADVHDRVVVEEQFGPTVPILPFDDEEEVIKLHNESIYGLTSSVWGEEEHAIKVARRIEAGTTMINTAAVQGLDVHFPFGGVKQSGVGREYGLDGIKSYTETHVINVPTMKELPYIPE, from the coding sequence ATGTCTAAAGAACCTATTTCAGTCAACGCCATTATCAATGGCGAGAAAATACAAACAGATAAAAAAATTACGCGCGAAAATCCAACACATCCTGAGGAGATTGTTGGTTACGCTCCAAATAATACGAGAGAGGAAACAATTCAAGCAATTGATGCAGCCCATGAAGCTTTTAAAACTTGGGCATGGAGTGATATCGACGATCGTATCGAAAGAATGAATCGTGCCATACAAAAAATTAAAGACCAATTGCCAGAAATTGCTGAGCTATTGTCTCGTGAACATGGTAAAGCACTTTATGATGCACAAGGAGAAATTGCAATTTCTCTTATGTGGATGGAATTTGCCGTTGAAAATGTGAAAAAAGCTACTTCAACTGAAGAGTTAAAACATGAAAACGGTCGTACAATCATTTCACATGACCCTATTGGCGTAGTAGCAGCTATCACACCATGGAACTATCCAATTTCCCTGTCTACTATAAAAATTGCACCTGCTCTATTAACAGGAAATACAATGGTACTGAAACCAAGCCCATTTGCACCTTTAGCGGTAAGTCTTGTAACTGAGATCATCGCGGACGAGTTCCCAGCAGGCGTATTGAATCTTGTAAACGGTGACGCAGAAGTTGGTGTTGAGCTTACATCCAATCCAAAAATTGCGAAAATTGCCTTTACAGGTGGTACAAATACAGCGAAACATATCATGAAAGCTGCATCCGACACAATTAAAAATATGACGTTAGAGCTTGGCGGCAATGACGCAGCCATCGTTCTAGAAGACTTTGATGTAAATGACGAACGCCCATTACGCCGAATGGTTATTTCAAACTTCTTAACAGCCGGACAAATTTGCATGATTGCTAAACGCGTCTATGTTCACCGTTCAATCTATGATGCGTTTGTTGAAAAATACATTGAAGCAGCCAACAAATGGATTAAAGTCGGTGATCCATTTCACCCTGAAGTTACAGTAGGCCCAGTGAATAACAAAGCCCAAGTAAATTATGTAAATAGTTTAGTGGAAGATGCAAAAAATAAAGGGGCAAAAATCATTCCATTAGGAACAATTCTAAACCCCGAATTAATGGATAACGGATACTTCCTACAACCAACACTTGTATTAGGTGCAGATGTTCATGATCGCGTGGTAGTAGAAGAACAATTTGGTCCAACTGTTCCGATCCTTCCATTCGATGATGAAGAAGAAGTGATTAAACTGCATAACGAAAGCATCTATGGTTTAACAAGCTCCGTATGGGGCGAAGAAGAACACGCTATTAAAGTAGCACGTCGCATTGAAGCCGGTACAACAATGATCAACACTGCTGCAGTGCAAGGATTAGACGTTCACTTCCCATTCGGCGGAGTGAAACAATCAGGCGTTGGGCGAGAATATGGTTTAGATGGGATTAAATCTTATACAGAAACTCATGTCATCAATGTGCCAACTATGAAGGAATTACCTTATATTCCAGAATAA
- the rpsI gene encoding 30S ribosomal protein S9: MAQVQYIGTGRRKSSVARVRLVPGEGKIVINNRSIEEYLPFETLHLIINQPLEATQTKGSYDVFVNVNGGGFTGQAGAIRHGIARALLQVDPDFRPALKSAGLLTRDPRMKERKKYGLKGARRAPQFSKR, translated from the coding sequence TTGGCACAAGTTCAATATATCGGCACAGGTCGTCGTAAAAGCTCAGTAGCACGTGTACGTTTAGTACCAGGCGAAGGCAAAATTGTTATCAACAACCGTAGTATCGAAGAATATTTACCATTCGAAACTTTACACTTAATCATCAACCAACCATTAGAAGCTACTCAAACTAAAGGTAGTTATGATGTATTTGTAAACGTAAACGGTGGAGGATTCACAGGTCAAGCTGGCGCTATCCGTCATGGTATCGCTCGTGCATTATTACAAGTTGACCCAGATTTCCGTCCAGCTTTAAAATCTGCTGGATTATTAACACGTGATCCACGTATGAAAGAACGTAAAAAATACGGTCTTAAAGGTGCTCGTCGTGCGCCTCAGTTCTCAAAACGTTAA
- the rplM gene encoding 50S ribosomal protein L13, which yields MRTTFLAKGHEVERKWLVVDAEGQTLGRLASEVASILRGKHKPTFTPNVDTGDYVIVINADKIHLTGNKLEDKLYRHHTMFAGGLKTRTAGEMLEKYPTRMIELAVKGMLPKNSLGRKMFTKLNVYTGTEHPHAAQKPESYQLRG from the coding sequence ATGCGTACAACATTCCTGGCTAAAGGTCATGAAGTAGAGCGTAAATGGTTAGTAGTTGACGCAGAAGGCCAAACTCTTGGACGTTTAGCTTCTGAAGTAGCTTCTATCTTACGCGGTAAACATAAACCAACTTTCACACCAAACGTAGATACTGGTGATTATGTAATTGTTATCAATGCTGATAAAATTCACTTAACAGGTAACAAATTAGAAGATAAACTATATCGCCACCACACAATGTTTGCAGGCGGTTTAAAAACTCGCACTGCTGGCGAAATGTTAGAAAAATACCCAACAAGAATGATCGAATTAGCAGTTAAAGGGATGCTTCCTAAAAACTCTTTAGGTCGTAAAATGTTCACTAAACTTAATGTTTATACTGGAACAGAACATCCACATGCTGCACAAAAACCAGAAAGCTATCAGCTTCGCGGATAA
- the truA gene encoding tRNA pseudouridine synthase A: MRRLKATISYDGTSFSGYQVQPGERTVQLELENVLTKMHKGQKIRVTASGRTDSKVHATGQVIHFDTNLSIPVERYQKALNVQLPRDIRVLDVEEVSGDFHARFSVKGKRYRYIWNCEDVQSPFRRNYTVDTNGVKPDTSMMKAAANHILGTHDFSCFCAANTSVVDKVRTVHSLEFEWHQDELHMVIEGNGFLYNMVRIIAGTLWEVGIGKRHPSNLKAVIESMDRNKAGKTAPPYGLYLEKVYY; encoded by the coding sequence TTGCGCCGTTTAAAAGCGACGATTAGTTATGATGGGACAAGTTTTTCGGGTTATCAGGTTCAGCCAGGAGAGCGGACAGTACAGCTTGAATTAGAAAATGTATTAACGAAAATGCATAAAGGTCAAAAGATTCGAGTGACCGCAAGTGGTCGAACTGATTCAAAGGTACATGCAACTGGACAAGTCATTCATTTTGATACAAATTTATCCATACCGGTCGAACGATATCAAAAAGCATTAAATGTTCAATTGCCACGCGATATTCGTGTTTTAGACGTGGAAGAAGTTTCAGGTGACTTTCATGCACGATTTAGTGTTAAAGGCAAAAGGTATCGATATATTTGGAATTGCGAGGATGTTCAAAGTCCATTTAGAAGAAATTATACGGTCGACACAAATGGAGTTAAACCCGATACTAGCATGATGAAGGCTGCTGCAAATCATATATTGGGTACACATGATTTTTCATGCTTCTGTGCAGCTAATACAAGTGTTGTTGATAAAGTTCGCACCGTTCACTCTCTTGAGTTCGAGTGGCATCAAGATGAACTTCACATGGTCATCGAAGGAAATGGATTTCTATATAACATGGTTAGAATCATTGCAGGGACACTTTGGGAAGTCGGCATAGGAAAACGTCACCCGAGTAATTTAAAAGCCGTTATTGAGTCAATGGATCGCAATAAGGCAGGGAAAACGGCACCACCCTATGGTTTATATTTAGAAAAGGTATATTACTAA
- the ecfT gene encoding energy-coupling factor transporter transmembrane protein EcfT, translating to MMEKMIFGRYIPGDSFVHLLDPRSKLIFVFAYIIIVFIANNTVTYVLLLVFTLFVILMSRIRLYFLINGLKPVLILLVFTFLIHIFFTREGNIIFELGFFQVYEEGLRQGIFISIRFVVLVFITSILTLTTSPISITDGLEVLLNPLKKIKLPVHELALMMSIALRFIPTLMDETDKIMKAQMARGSDLSAGPLKDRIKAVVPLLVPLFVSAFKRAEDLATAMEVRGYRGGEGRTRYRKLKWDWRDTVSILILVVLTALLIFLRD from the coding sequence ATGATGGAGAAAATGATCTTCGGTCGTTATATCCCGGGGGACTCGTTCGTTCATTTGTTAGATCCCCGTTCGAAATTGATTTTTGTTTTTGCCTATATAATCATTGTTTTTATTGCTAATAATACTGTCACATATGTACTATTATTAGTCTTTACACTATTTGTTATATTGATGTCCCGGATTCGTTTATATTTTTTAATTAATGGTTTAAAGCCAGTACTGATATTATTAGTGTTTACTTTCCTCATTCATATCTTCTTCACAAGAGAGGGGAATATTATCTTTGAGCTTGGATTCTTCCAAGTGTATGAGGAAGGGTTACGACAAGGGATCTTTATTTCCATTCGATTTGTTGTATTAGTGTTTATAACTTCGATATTAACATTAACTACTTCCCCAATTTCGATCACAGACGGTTTGGAAGTATTGTTAAATCCTTTGAAAAAGATTAAATTGCCTGTACATGAATTGGCATTAATGATGTCTATCGCTCTTCGATTCATCCCAACGTTAATGGATGAAACAGATAAAATTATGAAGGCGCAAATGGCCCGTGGATCGGATTTAAGTGCTGGACCACTTAAGGATCGAATCAAGGCTGTAGTTCCTTTACTAGTTCCGTTGTTTGTTAGTGCCTTTAAACGTGCTGAGGATTTAGCTACTGCAATGGAGGTACGTGGATATCGAGGTGGAGAAGGCCGTACACGTTATCGAAAACTTAAATGGGACTGGCGCGATACAGTAAGTATTTTAATATTAGTAGTGCTGACAGCTCTTCTAATATTCTTGCGTGACTAA
- the ecfA2 gene encoding energy-coupling factor transporter ATP-binding protein EcfA2, with amino-acid sequence MDIKLQQVSYAYSIGTPFEKYALFDVDLEIPSKTYQAIIGHTGSGKSTILQHFNGLLKPSKGEVHLGERVIVAGKKAKDLKPIRQKVGIVFQFPEHQLFEETVLKDIMFGPMNFGVSEEEAEKRARELIQLVGLPETVLDKSPFDLSGGQMRRVAIAGVLAMDPEVIVLDEPTAGLDPRGQKEIMDMFYELHKEQGLTTILVTHSMEDAARYADNLAIMHEGRCVLTGSPREIFADAETLESYRLELPRIVKFQHKIEKMMGTTLPKVCLTEEELAAEIAYALKKGRDQQ; translated from the coding sequence ATGGACATCAAACTTCAACAAGTAAGCTACGCATATTCAATAGGTACGCCATTTGAGAAATATGCCTTATTTGATGTAGATTTAGAAATACCAAGTAAAACATATCAGGCTATTATAGGACATACGGGTTCGGGTAAATCAACTATTTTACAGCACTTTAACGGGCTTCTTAAACCTTCTAAAGGCGAAGTGCATCTGGGTGAACGTGTCATTGTTGCCGGGAAAAAAGCAAAGGATTTAAAGCCAATACGACAAAAAGTTGGAATTGTTTTTCAGTTTCCTGAACACCAATTGTTTGAAGAAACAGTGTTAAAGGATATTATGTTTGGCCCTATGAATTTTGGTGTTTCAGAGGAAGAAGCTGAAAAAAGAGCAAGGGAATTAATTCAACTTGTAGGATTACCAGAAACAGTTTTAGATAAATCTCCTTTTGATTTATCTGGTGGTCAAATGCGAAGAGTTGCAATTGCTGGTGTTCTTGCGATGGATCCTGAAGTGATTGTTTTGGACGAGCCAACAGCTGGCCTTGATCCACGAGGACAAAAAGAAATTATGGATATGTTCTATGAGCTCCATAAAGAACAAGGTCTTACAACAATACTTGTTACGCATAGCATGGAAGATGCAGCTCGATATGCAGATAATCTTGCTATCATGCATGAAGGCCGTTGTGTATTGACTGGTTCACCTCGAGAAATTTTTGCAGATGCAGAAACATTAGAAAGCTATCGATTAGAATTACCACGTATTGTGAAATTCCAACATAAAATCGAAAAGATGATGGGTACAACACTTCCTAAAGTATGTTTAACTGAAGAGGAACTGGCAGCAGAAATTGCCTACGCTCTTAAGAAAGGGCGTGATCAGCAATGA
- the ecfA gene encoding energy-coupling factor transporter ATP-binding protein EcfA1: MREILSFNNVSFTYTPEKEDARKAVQNVSFSINEGEWISIVGHNGSGKSTMVKILSGLLFPQEGEVRVMSNILTEENLWETRSQIGMVFQNPDNQFVGATVQDDVAFALENNGVPYEDMVERVHHSLKQVKMDKFLNHEPHHLSGGQKQRVAIAGALAMRPKILILDEATAMLDPQGRDEVLQTVRVLREDIGLTVLSITHDVEEALLADRILFMNDGKKYAEGTPEEIFALGDKLIEFGLELPFAMRMTKLLKSNGVELVGEHMTEEELVNDLWTSNFNK; this comes from the coding sequence GTGCGAGAAATTTTATCGTTTAATAATGTAAGTTTTACATATACACCTGAGAAAGAAGATGCACGAAAAGCGGTCCAAAATGTATCATTTTCTATAAATGAAGGTGAATGGATTTCTATTGTTGGACATAATGGTTCAGGTAAGTCTACGATGGTAAAAATTCTTTCAGGCCTACTTTTCCCACAAGAAGGAGAAGTACGTGTGATGAGCAATATATTAACAGAAGAGAATTTATGGGAAACACGCTCCCAAATCGGAATGGTTTTTCAAAATCCAGATAATCAATTTGTAGGAGCTACCGTACAGGACGATGTTGCATTTGCTTTAGAGAATAATGGCGTCCCTTATGAAGATATGGTGGAACGTGTTCATCACTCTTTAAAACAAGTGAAAATGGACAAGTTTTTAAATCATGAGCCACACCATTTGTCGGGTGGTCAAAAACAACGAGTGGCAATTGCGGGAGCACTTGCAATGCGACCTAAAATATTGATATTAGATGAAGCTACGGCAATGCTAGATCCTCAAGGGCGTGACGAGGTATTGCAGACTGTGCGTGTATTACGGGAAGATATCGGACTAACGGTGTTGTCCATTACACATGATGTGGAAGAAGCGTTGCTTGCTGATCGCATTTTGTTTATGAATGACGGGAAAAAGTATGCAGAGGGGACTCCAGAAGAGATCTTTGCATTAGGCGATAAGCTGATAGAATTTGGACTTGAATTACCATTTGCGATGAGAATGACGAAATTACTGAAATCAAATGGTGTTGAATTAGTCGGAGAACATATGACAGAAGAAGAGTTGGTGAATGACCTATGGACATCAAACTTCAACAAGTAA
- the rplQ gene encoding 50S ribosomal protein L17: MGYRKLGRTSSQRKALLRDLATDLIVNERIETTEARAKELRSVVEKMITLGKRGDLHARRQAAAFIRREVATTTDENGNESTSFALQKLFDDVAPRYADRQGGYTRILKVGPRRGDGAPVVVIELV, encoded by the coding sequence ATGGGTTACAGAAAACTTGGCCGTACAAGTTCTCAACGTAAAGCGTTATTACGCGATTTAGCTACTGACTTAATCGTAAACGAGCGCATTGAAACTACTGAAGCACGTGCGAAAGAATTACGTTCTGTAGTTGAAAAAATGATTACTTTAGGTAAACGTGGAGATTTACATGCTCGTCGTCAAGCTGCTGCATTCATTCGTCGTGAAGTAGCAACTACAACTGATGAGAATGGTAATGAATCAACTTCATTTGCACTTCAAAAGTTATTTGATGATGTAGCACCACGCTATGCTGATCGTCAAGGTGGTTACACTCGTATCCTTAAAGTAGGACCTCGCCGTGGTGACGGTGCGCCTGTAGTAGTAATCGAATTAGTTTAA
- the rpoA gene encoding DNA-directed RNA polymerase subunit alpha: MIEIEKPKIETVEISEDSKYGKFVVEPLERGYGNTLGNSLRRILLSSLPGAAVTSIQIDGVLHEFSTVEGVVEDVASIILNIKKLALKIYSDEEKVIEIDVKGDAVVTAADITHDSDVEILNPDLYIATIAKNGHLRMRMYARRGRGYTPADQNKREDLPIGVIPIDSIYTPVSRVNFQVENTRVGQNSDFDKLSLDVWTDGSIGPKEAISLGAKILTEHLNIFVGLTNEAQTAEIMVEKEEDQKEKVLEMTIEELDLSVRSYNCLKRAGINTVLELANKSEDDMMKVRNLGRKSLEEVKAKLEELGLGLRKED, from the coding sequence ATGATCGAAATTGAAAAACCAAAGATTGAAACTGTGGAGATCAGCGAAGATTCCAAATATGGTAAGTTTGTTGTTGAACCGCTTGAACGCGGGTATGGAAACACTTTGGGTAATTCTTTACGTCGTATCCTTCTATCTTCACTACCTGGAGCTGCTGTAACATCCATCCAAATTGATGGAGTATTACATGAATTCTCTACTGTTGAAGGTGTAGTTGAAGATGTTGCTTCAATTATTTTGAATATCAAAAAGCTTGCACTTAAAATCTACTCTGACGAAGAAAAAGTTATTGAGATTGATGTGAAAGGTGATGCAGTAGTAACTGCTGCTGATATAACTCACGATAGTGACGTTGAAATTTTAAATCCAGATCTATATATTGCAACAATCGCAAAAAATGGTCATCTGCGCATGCGCATGTATGCTCGACGTGGCCGTGGATACACTCCTGCTGATCAAAACAAACGTGAAGATCTTCCTATCGGCGTGATCCCGATCGACTCTATTTACACTCCAGTTTCACGCGTTAATTTCCAAGTAGAAAACACTCGTGTTGGTCAAAACTCTGACTTCGATAAGCTTTCACTTGATGTGTGGACTGATGGAAGCATTGGTCCAAAAGAGGCGATTTCGCTCGGAGCAAAAATTTTAACTGAGCACCTTAATATCTTCGTAGGATTAACGAACGAAGCGCAAACAGCTGAAATCATGGTCGAAAAAGAAGAAGATCAAAAAGAAAAAGTTTTAGAAATGACTATCGAAGAACTTGATCTTTCTGTTCGTTCTTACAACTGTTTAAAACGTGCTGGTATCAATACGGTACTAGAACTTGCAAACAAGTCTGAAGATGACATGATGAAAGTGCGTAACCTTGGTCGTAAGTCACTAGAAGAAGTAAAAGCGAAATTAGAAGAGCTTGGTTTAGGATTACGTAAAGAAGACTAA